Proteins from a single region of Xenopus laevis strain J_2021 chromosome 9_10S, Xenopus_laevis_v10.1, whole genome shotgun sequence:
- the fzd7.S gene encoding frizzled-7-B-like — translation MLAPVSLLFCLFLQLCPSAQQYHGEKGISVPDHGFCQPISIPLCTDIAYNQTIMPNLLGHTNQEDAGLEVHQFYPLVKVQCSPELRFFLCSMYAPVCTVLEQAIPPCRSLCERARQGCEALMNKFGFQWPERLRCENFPVHGAGEICVGQNTSDNSPSGPTARPTLNLPDSITFQPHPHRDFTCPRQLKVPPYLGYRFLGEKDCGAPCEPGKANGLMYFKEEEVRFARLWVGIWAILCGISTLFTVLTYLVDMRRFSYPERPIIFLSGCYFMVAVAYTAGFLLEERAVCVERFSEDSYRTVAQGTKKEGCTILFMILYFFGMASSIWWVILALTWFLSAGMKWGHEAIEANSQYFHLAAWAVPAVKTITILAMGQVDGDVLSGVCYVGINSVDSLRGFVLAPLFVYLFLGTSFLLAGFVSLFRIRTIMKHDGTKTEKLEKLMVRIGVFSVMYTVPATIVLACYFYEQAFRDTWEKTWLVHTCKGYAVPFPNYNFAPMSPDFTVFMIKYLMTMIVGITSSFWIWSGKTLQSWRRFYHRLGNGSKGETAV, via the coding sequence ATGTTGGCTCCGGTGTCGCTGCTGTTCTGTCTATTCCTGCAGCTCTGCCCGTCCGCCCAGCAGTACCACGGGGAGAAGGGCATCTCGGTGCCTGACCATGGCTTCTGCCAGCCCATCTCCATCCCTCTGTGCACAGACATCGCCTACAACCAGACCATCATGCCCAATCTGCTCGGACACACCAACCAGGAGGACGCGGGGCTGGAGGTGCATCAGTTCTACCCGCTGGTGAAGGTTCAGTGTTCCCCGGAGCTGCGCTTCTTCCTGTGCTCCATGTACGCGCCGGTTTGCACCGTGTTGGAACAGGCCATCCCCCCGTGCCGGTCGCTGTGCGAGAGAGCCAGGCAGGGCTGCGAGGCGCTCATGAACAAGTTCGGCTTCCAGTGGCCCGAGCGGCTGCGCTGTGAGAATTTCCCGGTACACGGGGCGGGGGAGATCTGCGTGGGACAGAACACTTCGGATAACAGCCCGTCCGGCCCCACCGCTCGGCCCACCCTTAACCTGCCGGACAGTATCACCTTCCAGCCGCACCCCCACCGGGACTTCACGTGCCCGCGTCAGCTCAAAGTGCCCCCCTACTTGGGCTACCGCTTCCTGGGCGAGAAGGACTGTGGCGCCCCCTGTGAGCCGGGCAAAGCCAACGGGCTGATGTACTTTAAGGAGGAGGAGGTGCGCTTCGCCCGGCTCTGGGTGGGTATCTGGGCGATCCTGTGCGGCATCTCCACGCTCTTCACTGTACTCACTTACCTGGTGGACATGCGGCGCTTCAGTTACCCCGAGCGGCCCATCATCTTCCTGTCCGGCTGTTACTTCATGGTGGCCGTGGCTTACACTGCGGGCTTCCTGCTGGAGGAGCGGGCGGTGTGCGTGGAGCGCTTCTCGGAGGACAGTTACCGGACAGTGGCGCAGGGCACCAAGAAGGAGGGCTGTACCATTCTCTTCATGATCCTCTACTTCTTCGGCATGGCCAGTTCCATCTGGTGGGTGATCCTGGCCCTCACCTGGTTCCTGTCGGCGGGAATGAAGTGGGGACACGAGGCTATCGAGGCAAACTCTCAGTACTTCCACTTGGCGGCCTGGGCAGTGCCCGCGGTAAAGACCATCACTATTCTGGCCATGGGGCAAGTGGACGGGGACGTGCTGAGCGGCGTGTGTTACGTGGGCATCAACAGCGTGGACTCTCTGCGGGGCTTCGTGCTGGCCCCCCTGTTCGTGTACCTGTTCCTCGGCACGTCCTTCCTGCTGGCCGGCTTCGTGTCGCTCTTCCGCATCAGGACCATCATGAAACACGACGGCACCAAGACTGAGAAGCTGGAGAAGCTGATGGTGCGAATCGGGGTGTTCAGTGTGATGTACACGGTGCCGGCCACCATCGTGCTGGCGTGTTACTTCTACGAGCAGGCCTTCAGGGACACCTGGGAAAAGACCTGGCTGGTTCACACGTGTAAAGGCTACGCCGTGCCCTTTCCCAACTACAACTTTGCCCCCATGAGCCCGGACTTCACGGTGTTTATGATCAAGTACTTGATGACTATGATCGTGGGAATCACCTCCAGCTTTTGGATCTGGTCGGGCAAAACCCTACAGTCCTGGCGCAGGTTCTACCACAGACTGGGCAATGGCAGCAAAGGGGAGACTGCGGTGTGA